A single Streptomyces mirabilis DNA region contains:
- a CDS encoding SSI family serine proteinase inhibitor, producing the protein MLRRLVLTAAASVAALSAVPALPAVAHAGAARAEPASLSLMPPPARDEDFGDRLTVTVQHAEGGDGTYELRCHPDGGSHPDVGKACTTLDRRTTWGKDPFAPVAPGTMCTMMYGGPATAHVTGTWAGRPVDARFDRADGCQIARWDALVPLLPGSAHSRGTARAW; encoded by the coding sequence ATGTTGCGTCGTCTCGTCCTCACCGCCGCCGCGTCCGTCGCGGCACTGTCCGCCGTGCCCGCCCTGCCCGCCGTCGCCCACGCCGGAGCCGCCCGCGCGGAGCCGGCCTCCCTGAGCCTGATGCCTCCGCCGGCCCGCGACGAGGATTTCGGGGACCGGCTGACCGTGACCGTCCAGCACGCGGAAGGCGGCGACGGGACGTACGAACTGCGATGTCATCCCGATGGCGGCAGTCACCCCGACGTGGGCAAGGCGTGCACGACGCTGGACCGGCGGACCACCTGGGGCAAGGACCCCTTCGCCCCCGTGGCGCCCGGCACGATGTGCACGATGATGTACGGCGGTCCGGCCACCGCCCATGTGACCGGGACCTGGGCCGGGCGGCCCGTCGACGCGCGGTTCGACCGGGCGGACGGCTGCCAGATCGCGCGCTGGGACGCCCTCGTCCCCCTGCTCCCCGGCTCCGCCCACAGCCGCGGCACGGCTCGGGCATGGTGA
- a CDS encoding VOC family protein, whose translation MPVSLHHIVIDAHDLPALSRFWAEVLGWRILSEREREVVIGPDETAPVGICFMPVTDRKVVKNRLHLDLTSTAEDREAEIERILALGARRADVGQGGDESWTVLADPEGNEFCVVRPKETLIG comes from the coding sequence ATGCCTGTCTCGCTGCATCACATCGTCATCGACGCCCACGACCTGCCCGCCCTGTCCCGGTTCTGGGCTGAGGTGCTGGGCTGGCGGATCCTGTCCGAGCGGGAGCGGGAGGTCGTGATCGGGCCGGACGAGACGGCCCCGGTGGGAATCTGCTTCATGCCGGTGACCGACCGCAAGGTCGTCAAGAACCGCCTGCACCTCGATCTGACCTCGACGGCGGAGGACCGGGAAGCCGAGATCGAGCGAATCCTTGCCCTCGGCGCTCGCAGAGCGGACGTCGGGCAGGGCGGCGACGAGTCATGGACCGTGCTGGCCGATCCGGAGGGGAACGAGTTCTGCGTAGTCCGTCCGAAGGAGACCCTCATCGGATAG
- a CDS encoding MarR family transcriptional regulator has protein sequence MQQGTPRPPATPAQALSAMDHLIATGMIGQQEMAQRLNLNVTDLTCFGFVLEAGDTLLTAGDLAERAHVTTGAVTGILNRLERADYVTRRPDPDDRRRVRVAANPDAVARVMSLYEPHYARVTELFSDYSPAEIAVLYDWFTRTGRLMGEYLEELRKSD, from the coding sequence ATGCAGCAGGGCACGCCGCGCCCACCCGCGACTCCGGCCCAGGCGCTGAGCGCCATGGACCACCTCATCGCGACGGGCATGATCGGCCAGCAGGAGATGGCCCAGCGGCTGAACCTGAACGTCACCGACCTCACCTGCTTCGGCTTCGTCCTGGAGGCGGGCGACACCCTGCTCACGGCCGGCGACCTCGCAGAGCGGGCCCACGTCACGACGGGCGCCGTCACGGGGATCCTCAACCGCCTCGAACGCGCCGACTACGTCACCCGCCGTCCCGACCCCGACGACCGCCGCCGTGTCCGCGTGGCCGCGAACCCGGACGCGGTCGCCCGTGTCATGTCCCTCTACGAGCCGCACTACGCCCGCGTCACCGAACTCTTCTCCGACTACTCGCCCGCCGAGATCGCGGTCCTGTACGACTGGTTCACCCGTACGGGAAGGCTGATGGGCGAATACCTGGAGGAGCTGCGGAAGAGCGACTGA
- a CDS encoding HGxxPAAW family protein, translating into MSKHDEGHTLAGWIGFGIATVGVAGIGLGVCADNALGEWGGLAVVAVSVLVTWALHLAGWGKPPGRRPASEWGLRVRDLRAREGHLGCLGCRLAGRGRPAVRSDVAVGGKPVSGEPVTESAT; encoded by the coding sequence GTGAGCAAGCATGACGAGGGGCACACCCTCGCGGGCTGGATCGGATTCGGGATCGCCACCGTGGGGGTGGCGGGCATCGGGCTGGGGGTCTGCGCCGACAACGCCCTCGGAGAGTGGGGCGGGCTGGCGGTCGTGGCCGTGAGTGTGCTGGTCACCTGGGCGCTTCATCTCGCCGGGTGGGGCAAGCCGCCCGGGCGGCGGCCGGCCTCGGAGTGGGGACTGCGGGTCAGGGACCTGCGCGCGAGGGAGGGGCATCTCGGGTGTCTGGGGTGCCGGCTGGCGGGGCGTGGGCGGCCCGCGGTCAGGTCGGACGTGGCTGTCGGCGGTAAGCCTGTGAGTGGTGAACCCGTGACCGAGTCCGCCACCTGA
- a CDS encoding DUF2797 domain-containing protein, which translates to MAQTWRCSGLRWSADGPVLMWGGGRSSALSWGKRVAFGVVDEGVRTCVGARGNACPVRAVVSGRSAGARCEECARLDRAHSVAADTMADDPRPYRVYLAWFGPGMVKVGITGVARGPARLLEQGAVVFSWLGQGPLMAARRTEELLRAALRVPDRIPYAEKRAVRAALPGAGERLEEIRELHARVMELEGWPESLERAPFQAVDHTEVFGLEGLPPAVGVVSELVAGGVVSGELVAAAGPDLHLSTGRGVVVVDTRLMTGWELTAVRGEQLTVPVREWEDRSVKQDGLF; encoded by the coding sequence ATGGCACAGACGTGGAGATGTTCGGGTCTGCGGTGGTCGGCCGACGGCCCCGTGCTGATGTGGGGCGGCGGGCGGAGCAGTGCGCTGTCCTGGGGGAAGCGGGTGGCCTTTGGGGTGGTGGACGAGGGCGTACGGACGTGTGTGGGGGCGCGGGGGAACGCGTGTCCGGTGCGGGCGGTGGTGTCGGGGCGGAGTGCGGGGGCCCGTTGTGAGGAGTGCGCGCGGCTGGACCGCGCGCACTCCGTGGCCGCCGACACGATGGCCGACGACCCGCGGCCCTACCGCGTGTACCTCGCGTGGTTCGGGCCCGGCATGGTCAAGGTCGGGATCACCGGAGTCGCGCGCGGGCCGGCTCGGCTGCTGGAGCAGGGGGCTGTCGTCTTCAGCTGGCTGGGGCAGGGGCCGTTGATGGCGGCGCGGCGGACCGAGGAGCTGCTGCGGGCGGCGCTCCGGGTGCCGGATCGGATCCCGTACGCCGAGAAGAGGGCGGTGCGGGCCGCGTTGCCGGGGGCGGGCGAGCGGCTGGAGGAGATCCGGGAGCTGCACGCGCGGGTCATGGAGCTCGAAGGCTGGCCCGAGTCCCTGGAGCGGGCGCCCTTCCAGGCCGTCGATCACACCGAGGTGTTCGGGCTCGAAGGGCTCCCGCCCGCCGTCGGTGTCGTGAGCGAGCTGGTCGCGGGCGGTGTGGTGAGCGGAGAGCTGGTCGCCGCGGCCGGGCCCGATCTGCACCTTTCGACCGGGCGTGGGGTCGTCGTGGTCGATACGCGGCTCATGACCGGGTGGGAGCTGACCGCGGTCAGGGGTGAGCAACTGACGGTTCCCGTAAGGGAGTGGGAAGACAGGAGCGTGAAGCAGGACGGACTCTTCTGA
- a CDS encoding antibiotic biosynthesis monooxygenase family protein, giving the protein MSDHSIAPVAAHEPPYYAAVFTSVRTEGDRGYAETNERMEELVKDIPGYLGMDYARTPGGLAITVGYFRDADALREWRGHAEHRAAQQRGRAEWYERYTLHIAKVERSHEFERTPGTEQGIEPEQDTGTE; this is encoded by the coding sequence ATGAGCGATCACTCCATTGCGCCTGTCGCAGCCCACGAACCCCCCTACTACGCCGCTGTGTTCACCTCCGTCAGGACCGAGGGCGACAGAGGGTACGCAGAGACCAACGAGCGTATGGAGGAGCTGGTGAAGGACATCCCGGGCTACCTCGGCATGGACTACGCGCGCACGCCGGGCGGGCTGGCGATCACCGTCGGGTACTTCCGGGACGCGGACGCGCTCCGGGAGTGGAGGGGGCACGCCGAGCACCGCGCGGCACAGCAGCGAGGCCGCGCCGAATGGTACGAGCGTTACACGCTGCACATCGCCAAGGTCGAGCGGAGCCATGAGTTCGAGCGGACTCCGGGGACTGAGCAGGGCATCGAGCCCGAGCAGGACACGGGGACCGAGTAG
- a CDS encoding amidohydrolase family protein has product MRAADGEGGEGGEVGSGGEDVRRFWERLGLPGLVDVHTHFMPERVLHKVWDYFDALGPLTGGVEWPITYRAEESERLAVIREFGVRAFTAMVYPHKAGMAQWLNSWAVDFARRTPDCLHTATLFPEPGVEGYVREALEQGARVFKAHVQVGAYDPSDRLLDSTWGLLAEAGVPGVIHCGSGPAPGKHTGPEPVARVLARHPRLRLIVAHMGMPEYEDFLALAERYGEVRLDTTMAFTDFSERFAPFPREARTRLATLGDRVLLGTDFPNIPYPYVHQLHALERLGLGDDWLRAVCYENGARLFAISP; this is encoded by the coding sequence GTGCGCGCGGCTGACGGGGAGGGCGGAGAGGGCGGGGAGGTCGGGTCTGGCGGGGAGGACGTACGGCGGTTCTGGGAGCGGCTGGGGCTCCCGGGGCTCGTCGATGTCCACACGCACTTCATGCCCGAGCGTGTCCTGCACAAGGTGTGGGACTACTTCGACGCGCTCGGGCCGCTGACCGGCGGCGTCGAGTGGCCCATCACCTACCGCGCGGAGGAGAGCGAACGCCTCGCGGTGATCCGGGAGTTCGGGGTACGGGCCTTCACCGCGATGGTCTACCCGCACAAGGCCGGCATGGCGCAGTGGCTCAACTCCTGGGCCGTCGACTTCGCCCGCCGGACGCCCGACTGTCTGCACACCGCGACCCTGTTCCCCGAGCCGGGCGTCGAGGGGTATGTGCGGGAGGCCCTGGAGCAAGGGGCTCGCGTCTTCAAGGCGCACGTCCAGGTGGGGGCGTACGACCCGAGTGATCGACTCCTCGACTCCACCTGGGGGCTGCTCGCCGAGGCCGGGGTCCCCGGCGTGATCCACTGCGGGTCAGGTCCCGCGCCCGGCAAACACACCGGGCCCGAGCCGGTCGCCCGTGTCCTCGCCCGGCATCCCCGGCTGCGGCTGATCGTGGCGCACATGGGGATGCCCGAGTACGAGGACTTCCTCGCCCTCGCGGAGCGCTACGGGGAGGTGCGGCTGGACACGACGATGGCGTTCACGGACTTCAGCGAGCGGTTCGCGCCGTTTCCGCGGGAGGCCAGGACCCGCCTCGCCACCCTGGGTGACCGGGTCCTGCTGGGGACCGACTTCCCGAACATCCCCTATCCGTACGTCCACCAGCTGCACGCCCTCGAACGGCTCGGGCTGGGGGACGACTGGCTGAGGGCGGTCTGCTACGAGAACGGCGCTCGTCTCTTCGCCATCAGTCCCTGA
- a CDS encoding response regulator transcription factor, whose product MTTTSPQGRTELLRPDGSPVRVLVVDDELSITELLSMALRYEGWQIRSAGDGQGAVQTAREFRPDAVVLDMMLPDMDGLAVLGRLRRDLPDVPVLFLTAKDAVEDRIAGLTAGGDDYVTKPFSLEEVVARLRGLIRRSGAADRRSDSVLVVGDLTLDEDSHEVSRAGENIHLTATEFELLRFLMRNPRRVLSKAQILDRVWSYDFGGQANVVELYISYLRRKIDAGREPMIHTRRGAGYLIKPAAS is encoded by the coding sequence ATGACCACGACCTCGCCCCAGGGGCGCACCGAACTGCTGAGGCCGGACGGGAGCCCCGTCCGAGTGCTGGTAGTGGATGACGAGCTGTCGATCACCGAGCTGCTCTCCATGGCCCTTCGCTACGAAGGCTGGCAGATCCGCAGCGCGGGTGACGGACAGGGTGCGGTGCAGACCGCGCGCGAGTTTCGGCCCGACGCCGTTGTCCTCGACATGATGCTGCCGGACATGGACGGCCTCGCGGTCCTGGGGCGCCTGCGCCGCGATCTGCCCGACGTGCCCGTCCTCTTCCTCACGGCCAAGGACGCCGTCGAGGACCGCATCGCGGGGCTGACGGCCGGCGGCGACGACTACGTCACCAAGCCCTTCAGCCTCGAGGAGGTCGTGGCCCGGCTGCGCGGACTGATCCGCCGTTCCGGTGCCGCCGACCGGCGTTCCGACTCCGTGCTCGTCGTCGGCGACCTCACTCTCGACGAGGACAGCCACGAGGTCTCGCGTGCCGGGGAGAACATCCACCTCACCGCGACGGAGTTCGAACTCCTGCGGTTCCTGATGCGTAATCCCCGACGTGTGCTCAGCAAGGCACAGATACTCGACCGCGTGTGGTCGTACGACTTCGGCGGCCAGGCCAATGTCGTCGAGCTCTACATCTCCTACCTGCGCCGCAAGATAGACGCCGGACGTGAGCCGATGATCCACACCAGGCGTGGGGCCGGTTACCTGATCAAGCCCGCGGCGTCATGA
- a CDS encoding sensor histidine kinase yields MSGRRRPRKQGRGRQPRTLRTRLVVASVSLIAVVCAVISTVTTLALRDHLYQQLDVKVTDIAMRAVGHMQQAPGGASPGAEPGNPNSSSAATATPSEKIDNLLTKGPTQPKTVAAYVQNGSIISAAVAKQQNDNDGLFKRMFAGGLTAVQKKALDAVPKDNKAHSVEIPGLGNYLVKYVASRDSSDAYYVALPTKDVDENIDTLILVEISVTAAGLVAAGIAGYVLVGVATRPLRKVANTATRVSELPLHTGEVTLYERVPESEADPHTEVGQVGAALNRMLDHIHSALHARQQSEMRVRQFVADASHELRTPLASIRGYAELTRRGREETGPDTRHALGRIESEASRMTGLVEDLLLLARLDAGRPLQYDQTDLVPLVIDAVSDARAAGRDHNWRLELPEEPALVLADAARLQQVMVNLFANARTHTPPGTTVTARVHRHGPWLCVDVQDDGPGIPPDLLPRVFERFARGDSSRSRSSGSTGLGLAIVQAVAAAHGGAVTVDSMPGRTVFTLHLPAIAVDPFVETKAQLFSQAQHSATTWVQQGV; encoded by the coding sequence ATGAGCGGGCGACGACGGCCGCGTAAGCAGGGGCGAGGACGACAGCCGCGCACGCTGCGGACGCGGCTCGTCGTCGCGTCCGTGTCGCTGATCGCCGTGGTGTGCGCGGTGATCAGCACCGTGACCACCCTGGCCCTGCGCGACCACCTGTATCAGCAGCTGGACGTCAAGGTGACCGACATCGCCATGCGCGCGGTCGGTCACATGCAGCAGGCTCCGGGTGGCGCGAGCCCCGGTGCGGAGCCGGGGAACCCGAACTCCTCCTCGGCGGCCACTGCCACACCGAGCGAGAAGATCGACAACCTGCTGACCAAGGGCCCTACGCAGCCCAAGACCGTCGCCGCGTATGTGCAGAACGGCTCGATCATCTCCGCCGCCGTTGCCAAGCAGCAGAACGACAACGACGGCCTCTTCAAGAGGATGTTCGCCGGCGGTCTCACCGCGGTACAGAAGAAGGCGCTGGACGCCGTACCGAAGGACAACAAGGCCCACAGCGTGGAGATCCCGGGGCTCGGGAACTACCTCGTGAAGTACGTGGCGAGCCGGGACAGCAGCGACGCCTACTACGTCGCGCTGCCCACCAAGGACGTCGATGAGAACATCGACACCCTCATCCTCGTCGAGATCAGCGTCACCGCCGCCGGCCTGGTCGCTGCCGGCATCGCCGGGTACGTGCTCGTCGGCGTGGCCACCCGCCCCCTCCGCAAGGTCGCCAACACCGCCACCCGCGTCTCCGAACTCCCCCTGCACACCGGCGAGGTCACCCTCTACGAGCGGGTTCCGGAGTCCGAGGCCGACCCGCACACCGAGGTCGGTCAGGTCGGCGCCGCGCTCAACCGCATGCTCGACCACATCCACAGCGCCCTGCACGCACGTCAGCAGAGCGAGATGCGCGTACGGCAGTTCGTCGCGGACGCGAGTCATGAGCTGCGTACACCGCTGGCGTCGATCCGGGGCTATGCCGAGCTGACCAGACGCGGCCGCGAGGAGACCGGACCCGACACCCGGCACGCCCTCGGCCGGATCGAGTCCGAGGCCAGCCGGATGACCGGACTGGTGGAGGACCTGCTGCTGCTCGCGCGGCTGGACGCCGGACGCCCGCTCCAGTACGACCAGACCGATCTCGTACCGCTCGTCATCGACGCCGTGAGCGACGCCCGGGCGGCCGGACGCGACCACAACTGGCGGCTCGAACTGCCGGAGGAGCCCGCGCTCGTCCTCGCGGACGCCGCACGGCTGCAACAGGTCATGGTCAATCTCTTCGCGAACGCCAGAACGCACACCCCGCCCGGTACGACCGTCACCGCACGCGTGCACCGGCACGGGCCGTGGCTGTGCGTGGACGTCCAGGACGACGGGCCCGGCATCCCGCCCGACCTGCTTCCGCGCGTCTTCGAACGCTTCGCACGCGGTGATTCCTCGCGTTCCCGGTCCTCTGGCTCGACGGGCCTGGGACTGGCCATCGTGCAGGCCGTCGCCGCCGCGCACGGCGGTGCCGTCACCGTGGACAGCATGCCCGGACGGACGGTGTTCACCCTTCATTTGCCCGCGATCGCCGTCGATCCGTTCGTGGAAACAAAGGCGCAACTGTTCTCACAGGCACAGCACAGCGCCACCACATGGGTGCAACAGGGCGTTTGA
- a CDS encoding bifunctional glycosyltransferase family 2/GtrA family protein, which yields MRTDSSPGNLPAREHLPAGSAGTPVLDVVIPVYNEEKDLQPCVVRLHEHLKRTFPYAFRITVADNASTDTTPQVAARLESEIPEVRSFRLEQKGRGRALRTVWSASDAPILAYMDVDLSTDLNALLPLVAPLISGHSDLAIGSRLARSSRVVRGAKREFISRTYNLILRGSLQARFSDAQCGFKAIRRDVAQVLLPLIEDTGWFFDTEMLVLAERAGLRIHEVPVDWVDDPNSTVHIAKTATDDLKGVWRVGRALATGSLPLDRLARPFGDDPRDRDLTDVPKGLARQLVGFCVVGALSTLFYLLLYSAFRSFSGSQIANALALLVSAVANTAANRRLTFGVRGRGSAVRHQAQGLVVFGIGLALTSGSLAALNAATSSPAHSTELAVLIAANLAATVLRFLLFRAWVFPDRRDETAASTVVASHNPASPTYGTTTAAHQQHPHSHSHQQHPHTPLPQRPNATAPQAPYIDYDHNQTNEFRAGEAADRTWGDATMQLQAVRPHDHDPRDTRDAR from the coding sequence ATGCGAACCGACTCTTCTCCCGGCAACCTGCCGGCGCGGGAGCACCTCCCGGCCGGGTCCGCCGGTACGCCTGTCCTGGACGTAGTGATCCCCGTTTACAACGAGGAGAAGGATCTCCAGCCGTGTGTGGTGAGACTGCACGAGCATCTCAAGCGCACCTTCCCGTACGCGTTCCGCATCACGGTCGCGGACAACGCCTCTACGGACACCACCCCTCAGGTGGCCGCACGGCTGGAGTCGGAGATACCGGAAGTCAGGTCCTTCCGGCTTGAGCAGAAGGGCCGCGGGCGCGCGCTGCGCACCGTGTGGTCGGCCTCGGACGCTCCGATCCTCGCCTACATGGACGTGGACCTGTCCACCGACCTCAACGCCCTCCTCCCGCTGGTGGCCCCGCTGATCTCGGGCCACTCGGACCTCGCGATCGGCTCCCGGCTCGCCCGCAGCTCGCGCGTGGTGCGCGGTGCCAAGCGGGAGTTCATCAGCCGCACCTACAACCTGATCCTGCGCGGCTCGCTGCAGGCCCGCTTCTCGGACGCGCAGTGCGGCTTCAAGGCGATCCGCCGCGATGTCGCCCAGGTACTGCTGCCGCTGATCGAGGACACCGGCTGGTTCTTCGACACCGAGATGCTGGTGCTCGCCGAGCGCGCCGGACTGCGCATCCACGAGGTGCCGGTCGACTGGGTCGACGACCCGAACTCGACCGTGCACATCGCGAAGACCGCGACCGACGACCTGAAGGGCGTGTGGCGCGTGGGGCGCGCCCTCGCCACCGGTTCGCTCCCGCTCGACCGGCTCGCGCGCCCCTTCGGGGACGATCCGCGCGACCGCGACCTGACCGACGTACCCAAGGGCTTGGCCCGCCAGCTCGTCGGCTTCTGCGTGGTGGGCGCCCTGTCCACCCTCTTCTACCTGCTCCTGTACAGCGCCTTCCGTTCGTTCTCGGGCTCACAGATCGCCAACGCGCTCGCCCTGCTCGTCTCGGCCGTCGCCAACACCGCGGCCAACCGCCGTCTGACCTTCGGCGTCCGCGGCCGCGGCAGCGCGGTCCGGCACCAGGCGCAGGGCCTGGTCGTCTTCGGCATCGGCCTCGCCCTCACCAGCGGCTCGCTCGCCGCCCTGAACGCGGCGACGAGCAGCCCGGCGCACTCCACCGAACTCGCGGTGCTCATCGCTGCCAACCTCGCGGCGACCGTGCTGCGGTTCCTGCTCTTCCGCGCCTGGGTCTTCCCGGACCGGCGTGACGAGACGGCGGCCTCGACAGTCGTCGCCTCGCACAACCCGGCCTCGCCCACCTACGGCACGACGACGGCGGCGCACCAGCAGCACCCGCACTCGCACTCGCACCAGCAGCACCCGCACACGCCGCTGCCCCAGCGCCCGAACGCGACGGCGCCCCAAGCTCCGTACATCGACTACGACCACAACCAGACCAACGAGTTCCGCGCCGGTGAAGCCGCGGACCGCACCTGGGGGGACGCAACCATGCAGCTGCAAGCGGTGCGCCCGCACGATCACGACCCGAGGGACACGAGGGACGCACGATGA
- a CDS encoding ArnT family glycosyltransferase, with the protein MTTQSDTSHQGGASPFGGAEPSWGPPSSTALQEPVAPPSAAPRSGDPKQPFFRRAWRGRPEDPRWVRPAFLALLVATGLLYLYNLSASGYANSFYSAAVQAGSQSWKALFFGSLDSANAITVDKPPASLWPMALSVRIFGLNSWAILVPEVLMGVATVGVLYGALRRRFSPAAGLIAGAVLALTPVAALMFRFNNPDAMLALLMTVTIYCVVRALEDGRTKWLVWAGAAVGFAFLAKTLQAFLILPPLAVVYAVCAPVRLKKRFAQLGLSAVAMVVAGGWWVAIVELWPASSRPYIGGSQNNSFLELTFGYNGLGRINGDETGSVGGGGGGGGTGQWGETGWNRMFNSEIGSQISWLLPAALILFVAGIVLTRKAKRTDLTRSSFLAWGGALLMTAIIFSYMAGIFHQYYTVALAPYIAAVVGMGATVLWEERSKVWASLTLAGAVTASAAWGYVLLNRTPTYLPWLKWLVLIGGLVGALGLIFAARLGRQLALAAVGLSFVASVAGPTAYTLSTVNTGHTGSIVTAGPAGASMMGGRGGPGGGGGMRGGFPGGGNTQGQNQQGGNGTTQQGGGMGQPPTGGTGGFPGQNQQGNGNTQGQNQQGGMPGGGATGEGGMGGGGVGGLLNGATVSSAAKKLLETNAGDYTWAAAAIGSQNSASYQLATGKPVMAIGGFNGTDPSPTLAQFKKYVTDGKIHYFISGGSMGGGMGGGNSSSTTSTSSQISSWVTANFKKVTVGSATFYDLTQPTSS; encoded by the coding sequence ATGACGACTCAGTCCGACACGAGCCACCAGGGGGGCGCGAGCCCCTTCGGAGGCGCCGAGCCCTCCTGGGGACCACCGAGCTCGACGGCTCTGCAGGAGCCCGTGGCGCCGCCCAGCGCGGCCCCCCGGTCCGGTGACCCCAAGCAGCCGTTCTTCCGACGCGCCTGGCGCGGCCGGCCCGAGGACCCGCGCTGGGTGCGCCCCGCCTTCCTCGCCCTGCTCGTCGCCACCGGCCTGCTCTACCTCTACAACCTGAGCGCCTCCGGGTACGCCAACTCCTTCTACTCCGCGGCCGTCCAGGCCGGCAGCCAGAGCTGGAAGGCGCTCTTCTTCGGCTCGCTCGACTCGGCCAACGCCATCACCGTCGACAAGCCCCCGGCCTCGCTGTGGCCGATGGCCCTGTCGGTACGGATCTTCGGTCTCAACTCGTGGGCGATCCTCGTCCCCGAGGTGCTGATGGGCGTCGCCACGGTCGGCGTCCTGTACGGGGCACTGCGCCGTCGCTTCAGCCCAGCGGCCGGTCTGATCGCGGGCGCGGTGCTCGCGCTCACTCCCGTCGCCGCGCTGATGTTCCGGTTCAACAACCCGGACGCGATGCTCGCGCTGCTGATGACCGTCACGATCTACTGCGTGGTCCGCGCTCTGGAGGACGGCCGGACGAAGTGGCTGGTCTGGGCGGGTGCCGCGGTCGGCTTCGCGTTCCTGGCGAAGACCCTGCAGGCCTTCCTGATCCTGCCGCCGCTCGCGGTCGTGTACGCGGTCTGCGCGCCGGTGCGGCTCAAGAAGCGGTTCGCCCAGCTGGGTCTTTCGGCGGTGGCGATGGTCGTCGCCGGCGGCTGGTGGGTGGCGATCGTGGAGCTGTGGCCCGCGTCCTCCCGCCCGTACATCGGCGGCTCGCAGAACAACTCCTTCCTCGAGCTGACCTTCGGCTACAACGGCCTCGGCCGCATCAACGGCGACGAGACCGGCAGCGTCGGTGGCGGTGGGGGTGGTGGTGGCACCGGCCAGTGGGGCGAGACCGGCTGGAACCGGATGTTCAACTCGGAGATCGGCAGCCAGATCTCGTGGCTGCTGCCCGCCGCGCTGATCCTGTTCGTCGCGGGGATCGTGCTCACCCGCAAGGCCAAGAGGACCGACCTGACGCGCAGCTCGTTCCTCGCCTGGGGCGGCGCGCTGCTGATGACGGCGATCATCTTCAGCTACATGGCCGGCATCTTCCACCAGTACTACACGGTGGCCCTGGCCCCCTACATCGCGGCTGTCGTCGGCATGGGCGCGACGGTGCTGTGGGAGGAGCGGAGCAAGGTCTGGGCCTCGCTCACCCTCGCCGGCGCGGTCACCGCGAGCGCCGCCTGGGGATACGTCCTCCTCAACCGCACCCCCACCTACCTGCCGTGGCTGAAGTGGCTGGTCCTCATCGGCGGTCTGGTCGGCGCGCTCGGCCTGATCTTCGCGGCCAGGCTGGGCCGTCAACTGGCCCTCGCGGCGGTCGGGCTGAGCTTCGTGGCCTCGGTCGCGGGCCCGACGGCGTACACGCTGTCCACGGTGAACACCGGGCACACCGGTTCGATCGTCACGGCCGGTCCGGCGGGCGCCAGCATGATGGGCGGCCGGGGTGGTCCCGGTGGCGGCGGTGGCATGCGGGGCGGCTTCCCCGGTGGCGGCAACACTCAGGGCCAGAACCAGCAGGGCGGTAACGGCACCACCCAGCAGGGCGGCGGCATGGGCCAGCCCCCGACGGGCGGTACCGGCGGCTTCCCCGGTCAGAACCAGCAGGGCAACGGCAATACCCAGGGCCAGAACCAGCAGGGCGGCATGCCCGGCGGTGGTGCGACGGGCGAGGGCGGCATGGGCGGTGGCGGTGTGGGCGGTCTGCTCAACGGCGCGACCGTCAGCTCCGCGGCCAAGAAGCTGCTGGAGACCAACGCGGGCGACTACACCTGGGCGGCCGCGGCCATCGGTTCCCAGAACTCCGCGAGCTACCAGCTCGCCACCGGCAAGCCGGTGATGGCGATCGGCGGCTTCAACGGCACCGACCCGTCCCCGACGCTGGCCCAGTTCAAGAAGTACGTGACGGACGGCAAGATCCACTACTTCATCTCGGGCGGCAGCATGGGCGGTGGGATGGGCGGCGGCAACTCCTCCTCCACCACTTCCACCTCCTCCCAGATCAGCTCGTGGGTCACGGCCAACTTCAAGAAGGTGACAGTCGGTTCGGCCACCTTCTACGACCTGACGCAGCCGACCAGCAGCTGA